The Desulfobulbaceae bacterium DNA window AAAAAGTCACGGGATGGCTAAGCAAAAGGGCCGATATACAAGGCGCAGTGTGCTTTTGCGAATGAGGCCACACATATGGTGTGCCGAATGAGCAAAAGTGCGCTGCAACGCAGTAGATCGGGCTTTTTGCGACGCCATCAATTGTTATCTTTTAGCACCCAGTCATATGGCGTTCTAGATTTAGCAAGTCTTCGACCGGAAGACAAGAAAAATCAGGAGAGAAGAGTGATAGGGTCTTACATTTTTAGTCCGGACTCAGTAAACACTTGATGTATGGAGATTGCTGGGCTCGCTATCTTTGGTGTTGCCATTATTAGGAAGATCGCCTATATTAAATCTTTTTTTCTGCGCCAATTTGGCCATTATCGGCAGAAGCCACTGTCAAGGTATATTCATGAATCAGAATTCTATTAGAAACGTCGCCATTATCGCTCACGTCGATCATGGTAAAACTACCCTTGTTGATCAGCTTTTCAAGCAAAGCGGGATGTTCCGTGATAATCGGACCGTGTCCGAACGGTTGATGGATTCAATGGATCTGGAGCGGGAACGTGGTATCACCATTGCCTCCAAAAACGGATCGTACAATTTTAAAGATCATCACATTAACATCATTGATACCCCTGGTCATGCCGATTTCGGCGGCCAGGTAGAACGAGTTATGCGTATGGCAGATGGGGCATTGCTCCTGGTTGACGCACAGGAAGGCCCCATGCCTCAGACCTATTTTGTTCTCAAAAAGGCCCTGGCTTCCGCTCTGCCAATTATCGTTGTTATCAACAAGATCGACAAGCCCGCTGCTCGATGTGACTGGGCGATAAACAAGGTTTTCGATCTGTTCGTTAAGTTGAATGCACCTGATCATCTTCTTGATTTCCCCGTGGTATATGCCTCTGCCAAGGCCGGGTATGCCCTTCACGATCTGGGCGACGTTAATCATGACATGTCTCCGATCTCGGAGATGATTGTTAAATTTATCCCGCCTCCGAGCGGTAGTCCCGATGCACCCTTGCAGATGCAGGTCAACACTATTGATTACTCTCCCTATCTTGGTCGTCTGGGTATTGGCAAAGTGGTGAATGGTATCTTGCGTGTCAATAAGGATGTGGCTGTGGTCCGGAGAGATGGAACTATCGCCCAGACCAGAATCTCCAAGATCTTCCGGTTTTTGAGTAATGAGAAGGTTGCCACGGACGAGGCAATGGTTGGTGAAATTGTCGCTGTAGCTGGACTTGATGATGTAACCGTCGGCGTTACCTTTACTGATGTTGACAACCCAATGCCGTTGCCGGTTATTGAAATCGATCCGCCGACCTTGTCCATGAATTTTATTCCTAACGATTCTCCTTTCGCTGGTAAGGAGGGGAAGTTTGTCACCTCTCGTCACATTGAAGAGCGTCTGCGTAAGGAGACCTTGTCTGATGTCGCACTCCGGGTTGAGCCGTTGACTGACGCGGTAGGGTATCGAGTCTCTGGTCGCGGAGAGCTGCATCTCTCCATCCTCATCGAAAAGATGCGGCGCGAAGGGTATGAGTTTCAGGTTACCCGACCGGAGGTCATCACCCGGGTAGTCAATGGTGTTCTCGAAGAGCCTTACGAAGAGCTGACAATCGATGTTGATGATCAGTATCAGGGGGCAGTTATCGAAAAACTTGGCAAGTTAAAGGGCAAGATGCTGGAGATGGCCAATGAAAATGGCATTACCCGTCTGCTGTATCAGATCCCAACTCGTGGTCTGCTTGGTTTTCGTGCCAAGTTTATGACTGATACCAAAGGGATGGGGGTGATGAATTATGTGTTCTCTGAGTATGGACCCCATGCTGGAGAGATCATTAATCGTCAGAACGGAGTTCTGATAGTGATGGCAACTGCTACTACTGTGGCTTACGCCCTGTTTAACCTCCAAGAGCGTGGCCGTCTTTTCTTAGGACCAGGAATTGATGTTTATGCCGGGCAGATCATCGGCGAGAATTCACGTAACACCGACATGGTAGTTAATCCAGCCAAGGGGAAGAAGCTGACCAATATGCGCGCCTCAGGATCAGATGAGGCTGTTATACTTGTGCCGCCGGTATTGATGTCGTTGGAGGATTGCATCGCCTATATTAACGATGATGAGTTGGTGGAAGTTACACCTAAGACTATTCGTCTGCGTAAGCGATAATTTTATTGTTGAAAATGTGCTGTTCTGTGGGGCAGCATGAGTAAAACAAAAAAAGCGGCTACCCCGGATTTGGGTAGCCGCTTTTTTTTGTTTATTACTTCTACTTAATGATAATGTTAGCCTTGGAGGTGGTGGATGCGCTACGTTTATCCACTGCTAAACCGATACCTTATGGCGTTTTGATGTTACGACTCTTTCTTTAGCTCCTGCAGCCTGGTGGCATTTTCGTCAATCTTGGCCAGCGTCTCTCGGAAGCCAGCCGCTTTTTCCCGTTCCTTGGCAACAATCTCTACAGGGGCGTTGGCCATGAATTTTTCATTGGTCAGCTTGGCGTCAATCCTTTCCAGCTGGACCATGATTTTTTCCCGTTCGCGCGTTAGCTTATCCATCTCACGATCAATATCGATGAGTCCCTGCATGGGGACAAAAATAGCGATGTTTTCAAAGATAAACGATGCCGCACCTTTTGGACATTCACCGTGTGCGGCAATGTCGAGACTGGTCACCTTGGTCATGGTCTTGATATGCGCCGCATGAAGGCTCAAAGTCTCTTGTTTGGTGTGATCAGCACAGATGAGCAGTGCGGTGATGTTGGCGGAAGGGTGGATCTGCATCTCGCTTCTGATGTTGCGGATGCCGCCGATGACCCCCATCAACAGGGTGACGGCAGTTTCAGTCTCTTCACTTTCCCAAGTTTTGTCGGGAACGGGAAAGGGTTCGAGCATGATGGTGGTGCGGGGGCCGGGCAGGGCGTGCCAGATCTCTTCGGTGATGAACGGGGAGATTGGGTGGAGCAGCTTGAGCGTCGTTTCAAGGACTGTCAGCAGCACGGCGCGGGTTTCGGCCTTGGCTTGAGGCGAGTCGCTGTAAAGGGCAGGTTTAATCCACTCTAAATACCAATCGCAGAGTTCGCGCCAGATGAACTGGTAAATTAACGAGGCCACCTCATTAAATTGGAAGTCGTCCAGAGCTGCCTGTGCTTGACGGATGGTGTTTGATGTCCGGCTTAAGATCCAGCGATTGGTGATGGAGAGGTCCGCAATGGTCTCCTGAGTGAGAGGCCGGGTGTCCTCCTCAAGGTTCATCAGGGCGAAGCGGCTGGCGTTCCAAATCTTGTTGATGAAGTGACGGTAGCCTTCAATGCGATCTTCGGAGATTCTGATGTCACGGCCCTGGGCGGCGAAGGCGGTAAGAGTGAAACGAAAGGCGTCAGTGCCGTATTTATCCATAACCACCAGGGGATCCATGACGTTGCCCTTGGATTTACTCATCTTTTGGCCATTAGCGTCACGCACAAGTGCGTGGAGGTAGACATCGCGGAAGGGTACTTCTTCCATGAAGTGGGTGCCCATCATGATCATCCTGGCTACCCAGAAGAAGAGGATGTCGAAACTGGTGATCAGTACCGAGGTCGGATAAAAGGTGTTGAGTTCACGAGTCTTGTCAGGCCAGCCTAAGGTAGAGAATGGCCAGAGTGCAGAGCTGAACCAGGTGTCTAAAACATCGGTCTCTCTGGTTAGTTTTGAATTATGGCATTTGGGGCAGGACTCAGGTTCCTGGTCGAGGACGATTAGTTCGCCACAGGCATCACAGGTCCAGGCCGGAATTTGGTGTCCCCACCAGATCTGTCTTGAAATGCACCAGTCACGGATATTGAGCATCCAGTCGAAATAGGTATTTTCCCAGTTCTTGGGGTGAAGACGGATGTCGCCGTTTTTGACGGCGGTGATAGCTTTTTCGGCCAACGGTTTGATGGAGACGAACCATTGTTTGGAGAGTTGTGGTTCGACTACGGTGTGACAGCGGTAACAGTTGCCGACTCCGTGCTCGTAATCTTCAATGCCGTCCAAGAGGCCTAACTCTTCAAGGTCTGCGACGATCTGTTTTCGGCACTTGAATCGGTCGAGACCTTGGTATTTTCCTGCCTGTTCGTTCATTACCCCGTTTTGGTCCATTACTGAAAGCAGAGGAAGGTCGTGACGGCGGCCGATCTCGAAGTCGTTTAAGTCATGGGCGGGAGTGACCTTCAGCGCCCCGGTGCCGAACTCTTTTTCGACGTGAGTATCAAAAACGATGGGGATCTCCCGGTCGACAAGGGGGAGCATCACCGATTGATTCTGCTTGCTGTTGTAGTGCTCATCTTCAGGGTGAACGGCCACAGCGGTGTCACCAAGCATTGTCTCCGGCCGGGTAGTAGCAACGACCAGATAACCAGAGCCATCGGTATAGGGATAGCGAATACGATAGAGCTTGCCGGCAGTAGGTTCGTGTTCCACTTCCAGATCGGAGAGGGCAGTATGACAGCGCGGGCACCAGTTGATGATATAGTCGCCCTTGTAGATCAGGCCTTGATTGTACAAGGTGGTGAAGACCTTGACCACTGCCTTGGATAAACCCTCGTCCATGGTGAATCGTTCCCTGTCCCAGTCACAGGAGCACCCTAGGCGCTTGAGCTGGTTGATGATCTGTCCTCCTGACTCCTGGCGCCAGGTCCAAACCCGTTCAATAAACTTATCGCGGCCAATCTGGTGCCGATCCTGGCCTTCGGCCTTAAGTTGCCGTTCCACAACATTTTGGGTGGCGATACCGGCGTGGTCGGTTCCCGGAACCCAGAGGACATTGTATCCCTGCATCCGTCGGTAGCGAACCAGGATATCTTGCAGGGTATTGTTTAGAGCATGGCCGATATGGAGAACGCCGGTAACGTTGGGCGGCGGTATGACGATGGAAAAGGACTTTTTGCCCTCGTCCATCCGGGCTT harbors:
- a CDS encoding valine--tRNA ligase; amino-acid sequence: MTSDTNQPIERTELAKAYEFHDIEERWYQSWLTQKTFQARMDEGKKSFSIVIPPPNVTGVLHIGHALNNTLQDILVRYRRMQGYNVLWVPGTDHAGIATQNVVERQLKAEGQDRHQIGRDKFIERVWTWRQESGGQIINQLKRLGCSCDWDRERFTMDEGLSKAVVKVFTTLYNQGLIYKGDYIINWCPRCHTALSDLEVEHEPTAGKLYRIRYPYTDGSGYLVVATTRPETMLGDTAVAVHPEDEHYNSKQNQSVMLPLVDREIPIVFDTHVEKEFGTGALKVTPAHDLNDFEIGRRHDLPLLSVMDQNGVMNEQAGKYQGLDRFKCRKQIVADLEELGLLDGIEDYEHGVGNCYRCHTVVEPQLSKQWFVSIKPLAEKAITAVKNGDIRLHPKNWENTYFDWMLNIRDWCISRQIWWGHQIPAWTCDACGELIVLDQEPESCPKCHNSKLTRETDVLDTWFSSALWPFSTLGWPDKTRELNTFYPTSVLITSFDILFFWVARMIMMGTHFMEEVPFRDVYLHALVRDANGQKMSKSKGNVMDPLVVMDKYGTDAFRFTLTAFAAQGRDIRISEDRIEGYRHFINKIWNASRFALMNLEEDTRPLTQETIADLSITNRWILSRTSNTIRQAQAALDDFQFNEVASLIYQFIWRELCDWYLEWIKPALYSDSPQAKAETRAVLLTVLETTLKLLHPISPFITEEIWHALPGPRTTIMLEPFPVPDKTWESEETETAVTLLMGVIGGIRNIRSEMQIHPSANITALLICADHTKQETLSLHAAHIKTMTKVTSLDIAAHGECPKGAASFIFENIAIFVPMQGLIDIDREMDKLTREREKIMVQLERIDAKLTNEKFMANAPVEIVAKEREKAAGFRETLAKIDENATRLQELKKES
- the typA gene encoding translational GTPase TypA, whose translation is MNQNSIRNVAIIAHVDHGKTTLVDQLFKQSGMFRDNRTVSERLMDSMDLERERGITIASKNGSYNFKDHHINIIDTPGHADFGGQVERVMRMADGALLLVDAQEGPMPQTYFVLKKALASALPIIVVINKIDKPAARCDWAINKVFDLFVKLNAPDHLLDFPVVYASAKAGYALHDLGDVNHDMSPISEMIVKFIPPPSGSPDAPLQMQVNTIDYSPYLGRLGIGKVVNGILRVNKDVAVVRRDGTIAQTRISKIFRFLSNEKVATDEAMVGEIVAVAGLDDVTVGVTFTDVDNPMPLPVIEIDPPTLSMNFIPNDSPFAGKEGKFVTSRHIEERLRKETLSDVALRVEPLTDAVGYRVSGRGELHLSILIEKMRREGYEFQVTRPEVITRVVNGVLEEPYEELTIDVDDQYQGAVIEKLGKLKGKMLEMANENGITRLLYQIPTRGLLGFRAKFMTDTKGMGVMNYVFSEYGPHAGEIINRQNGVLIVMATATTVAYALFNLQERGRLFLGPGIDVYAGQIIGENSRNTDMVVNPAKGKKLTNMRASGSDEAVILVPPVLMSLEDCIAYINDDELVEVTPKTIRLRKR